One part of the Vicia villosa cultivar HV-30 ecotype Madison, WI linkage group LG6, Vvil1.0, whole genome shotgun sequence genome encodes these proteins:
- the LOC131611526 gene encoding uncharacterized protein LOC131611526, with the protein MEEATGSSGVGIHWLWAVASAGQMGWGVRSYLKGYPGDSCLMPLKAFTVASLFIGSAASASIFILQSNGIHGVDDLIGAGANLRAKLGLRPRTPNKNLDES; encoded by the exons ATGGAGGAAGCAACCGGAAGCAGCGGCGTTGGGATTCATTGGCTGTGGGCGGTAGCGAGTGCTGGTCAAATGGGATGGGGTGTGCGTTCATACCTTAAGGGCTACCCAGGGGATTCGTGCCTCATGCCTTTGAAAGCTTTCACCGTTGCTTCTCTCTTCATAGGTAGCGCTGCTTCCGCTTCTATCTTCATTCTTCAATCTAATGGCATCCATGGG GTGGATGATCTCATTGGCGCTGGTGCCAATTTAAGAGCTAAACTTGGGTTACGTCCACGCACGCCGAATAA GAATTTGGACGAGTCTTAA